ATAACCTGGAAATCCAGCCACTGACGCCACTTACAGAGCCTACCGAAATGGGCGTAGACTTGAAGGAATTGCTCGCTAAAATGCAGGCAGACCCGAACTATCGTAAAATGTTTAAAGCGGCCTTTGGTACCGAAGAAATCACCAGCCAGCGGATGTTCAGGGCCATCACACAGTTTGTGGCCACCATGATTTCTGCCAGCAGTAAATATGATAGTGTGATGAATAAGATAGGAGAGGTGGCTTTCACACCGGAAGAGCAGGCGGGGTACGGCATCTTCCAGCAGAAATGCGCTGTCTGTCATAAAGAACCATTATTTACAGACCAGTCATTCCGCAGCAATGGCCTGCCTTACCTCGAAGCCCTCAACGATGTTGGAAGAATGAAAATTACCGGTAATACCCGCGATTTCCTGAAGTTTAAAGTACCTACATTGCGTAACATCATGAAATCTGCACCTTACATGCATGATGGCCGCTTCTTTGATATATACCAGGTATTCAACTTCTATGACCATGGCGTAAAAGCTACTGCCACTACGGATCCGCTGGTGAAAAACGGTATCCCGCTCAATGATATGGAGAAACGCCAGCTGTATATGTTCCTCAATACCCTCACGGATAATAATTTTATAAAAAACAAAGATCTGAGCGAAATTTTAATTCCATAATAAATACATTCTTTTTCGTCCAGCCGCAGGCTGGACGAAAAAGAAAAGAGGTGTGCCAACGGCACACCTCTTTTCGTAAATACATATGTAAATAATTATTTCTTCGATTTCCAGCAATCCGCCACATGGTCATTGACCATACCCACAGCCTGCATATAGGCGTAACAGATAGTGCTGCCCACAAACTTAAAACCACGTTTCAGCAGGTCTTTGCTCATCGCATCGGAAATGGCCGTTTTTGCAGGTACTTCCGACATAGACTTAAAGTGGTTCCGGATAGGTTTGTGGTTTACAAATGACCAGATATACCTGTCAAAAGTGCCAAACTCCTTTTGCACTTCCAGGAATGCTTTTGCATTGGTTACAAAGGCATTTACCTTTAATTTATTACGGATGATACCCGGATTCTCCAGCAACGAAGCTATTTTCTTTTCGTTGTACTTCGCCATTTTATGCGCATCGAAGTTATCGAATGCCTTGCGGTAATTTTCTCTTTTGGTAAGCACGGTATACCAGCTAAGACCGGCCTGTGCACCTTCCAGACAAAGCATTTCAAACAACGTATGGTCGTCATGGTTAGGAGTACCCCATTCATGGTCGTGATAATCCTGGTATAACTTATCTTTTGTAGCCCAGCCACAGCGTATTTTCTCTACAGTTCCCATTCCTTGATGATTTGTCGTACTTTTTCCTTGTACTCATCCAGCTCATTCATGGTAGTGTTGATAAAGCTGTTGTTTTCCAGACTGCCTACTACCTTATTCATTTCCTGTTCGTTGCTATAAGTCATTCTACGGAACGGATTCAGATAGTCTTTCTCTCTGGATTTGAAAATACTTTCTGCGATCCATTCCTTGGTTTGTATGCTGTCTGTCAGCCACTCTGCCAGTTGAGCTGTTGAGAAGTTCTTTAAAGATACTTCTTTTATTTCCAACATACATGCAACGGCATGTTGCAGCTTATCGGAAGCATATTCGTCACTGATTTCCTTATAGGCTTCATGCAGCTGTTCCCAACCAGAGATACGGTTTTTACGTATTTTCTGTTTGAGCATTTCAACGGTATCGGTTTTCATGAGCTGTCCGCCGACATTGAGCCAGGAGGAACGCTTTGCATTCTTTATGGCCGCCTGTAATGCCAGGAAGGAAGGCTTCTGTGCTTCCAGTATATTTTTGATGCCATATAAAACGATCATTTCCCTGAAAACCGGATATGCTTTATGTACTTTCAACAGCTGCGTTCTGCGGCCGCTGTTTTCCATATTGTCTGCCAGGATAGTGAGCCTGCTCACATCTTCCGGACGTTCCAGCAGGAGCTCTTTTCCTTTCTTACGCAGTTCTTTTTCGGAGAGTTCTTTTTTAGGCATGTTTTCAGGCAGGGCATACCAGGCTTTGGCAGTAGCCACTTCCATGATAGCAAGTCCTGTAAACATCTCTTCTACGGAATCCGGTGCCAGGAAATCATATTCAAGATGCTGCATCCTGACAATACGCTTATCTCTGTCTACATACTTCCAGGAATTACGTGCAATCGCATACATATTGTAGAGGAACCAGTACCCAGGCATGATGCGAAGGGTGTTGTCGTGCTCGTCGTTGCTAACCAGGCTGAATGGAATGCTGACATTAAGCTCTGACATGTAATTCCCTTTCGCCAGTAATGTAAAGCTGGCAAAGCGGGAGTTATGTTTCAGACTTACACAGAGTCCTGGCCAGAAGCCTCTGCCGGCAATAACTTCGCCATCGGCACCCCTGGAATTATGGTTGGATCCTACGGTAGCACCT
This window of the Chitinophaga sp. Cy-1792 genome carries:
- a CDS encoding cytochrome-c peroxidase — encoded protein: MNKRISYITATILVIVLLAHTWKMDGARGSELFYSPKPVKLELPKGFPAPVYDFSQNPLTREGIALGRYLFYDYRLSKDSTISCGFCHQQFAAFGHFDHALAHGVLGRQGNRSVPVIFNMIFEKDFMWDGGVNNLEIQPLTPLTEPTEMGVDLKELLAKMQADPNYRKMFKAAFGTEEITSQRMFRAITQFVATMISASSKYDSVMNKIGEVAFTPEEQAGYGIFQQKCAVCHKEPLFTDQSFRSNGLPYLEALNDVGRMKITGNTRDFLKFKVPTLRNIMKSAPYMHDGRFFDIYQVFNFYDHGVKATATTDPLVKNGIPLNDMEKRQLYMFLNTLTDNNFIKNKDLSEILIP
- a CDS encoding DNA-3-methyladenine glycosylase I, which codes for MGTVEKIRCGWATKDKLYQDYHDHEWGTPNHDDHTLFEMLCLEGAQAGLSWYTVLTKRENYRKAFDNFDAHKMAKYNEKKIASLLENPGIIRNKLKVNAFVTNAKAFLEVQKEFGTFDRYIWSFVNHKPIRNHFKSMSEVPAKTAISDAMSKDLLKRGFKFVGSTICYAYMQAVGMVNDHVADCWKSKK
- a CDS encoding DUF4954 family protein; translation: MNKIRKMPLDELGYNFIEGELPKGKDEYYLRNEQWKNHDQYRQLTAYELEALVRNDNTSDNWNNIFVSNEFNPQLVQHCHFFGMVRIGKLEPYYLEHRSLKLPVGLYHSTICSCDFGDNVVIHNVNYLSHYIIGNEVIVANVNEMVTTDVAKFGNGIIKSGEPENLRIEMELCNENGGRAVLPFDGMLPGDAYLWTRYRDDEQLQQQFRNFTEKQFDKRRGYYGMVGDRTVIKNCRMIKDVTIGTDAYLKGANKLKNLTINSKAEASSQIGEGCEMVNGIVGFGCRIFYGVKAVRFVMASHSQLKYGARLINSYLGNNSTISCCEVLNSLIFPAHEQHHNNSFLCASLVMGQSNMAAGATVGSNHNSRGADGEVIAGRGFWPGLCVSLKHNSRFASFTLLAKGNYMSELNVSIPFSLVSNDEHDNTLRIMPGYWFLYNMYAIARNSWKYVDRDKRIVRMQHLEYDFLAPDSVEEMFTGLAIMEVATAKAWYALPENMPKKELSEKELRKKGKELLLERPEDVSRLTILADNMENSGRRTQLLKVHKAYPVFREMIVLYGIKNILEAQKPSFLALQAAIKNAKRSSWLNVGGQLMKTDTVEMLKQKIRKNRISGWEQLHEAYKEISDEYASDKLQHAVACMLEIKEVSLKNFSTAQLAEWLTDSIQTKEWIAESIFKSREKDYLNPFRRMTYSNEQEMNKVVGSLENNSFINTTMNELDEYKEKVRQIIKEWEL